In Rhopalosiphum padi isolate XX-2018 chromosome 3, ASM2088224v1, whole genome shotgun sequence, the genomic stretch AGTGTTCACCATTGGTAGAACTcatcaacatataatatgaatccATCACTCGTTGTATCAAAATCAGTGTTCGATATCCGTCCTTTTAGCAAGAAAAGTGTGACGGTTGGACTTCTAGTTAATAAAcagatttcaattattatattattagaatgtaaattaactaaaaaagttGTAACGCTTGATCTAGAACAGTGGTGCACATTAATgtgtgaaaacaattttaatacaattattaataatttacatactcgATGTAAACGTGTTAGAATTTCAGACAACTTTTTCTACTCTGTTAACGTAAACCAATcaactattgttttatattctaatgataattacataacattatctCATGTTGATCTTCAtcgtttaaaacaattacaacaTTGTATAGACTTGTATATAgttgaaaaacagaaaaagtTGGAATCATACCAAAAAACATTCGATACAGCTTACGCGTTAATCAAGGCTGACGTAAACGGGTTACCATTGTCTTGTCAACGAAACGAGTTTACAaaccaatatattcaaaattatgatttCAGCTATAGCAATATACAAAGTGATGATATTTCATTCATGTACGAGctattacaatttcattttaattctttatcaaACATGATTTTGcaggatttaataatattgtaataaaaaaaatatatatatatttatgaattatgactttttcaaaatatttcgctatcgaaaaaaatatatcattatttattaatactgcttatatagttatatattaactattaataataatttttatattattttttatttttttattttaacctatgaatgtattatttttttttttatttaaataaaatagacataatatattgtaattaaagttttattatttattaaatgatttccaccactattataaacatagtttattacatatcaaatacgtgtaatttttttctttgaatccTTCATAAATCGGTCGAAAAGTGTTTGAACCAATTCATTTAGTTCACTCGATATGGCTTGGTCCTTTGCCTGATCGGTTATTGAAAGTTTCATCGAACACTCAGCATGTTtccatctataaaaaatattcatacaaaaattattttttataataatatcttactttaaaaataaataactatagtattaatgtatactatagttatttagttatattcgaAGCgcgatagtaaaataatattatatatcacctGTCCTTAGAATCAACATGctcaatgttttttgttttataatgcgACAACGTCCAATAGTCAGTCGATTTTTCGTCAGCAGGTGCCTTTACAATTAAAATCCCATCGTCTTGCCGAATGCTCATTGAATTTCTGACTTCGAGTGCAATTTTGTGATCTTTCATCATTTTCCCAATTTTATCTCGATAAGAaacattcttttaaaaaaaataatttaattataattttgttcaccTGATGGGTTATGTAAAATCACTcacttttttcgatttttttccattattttttttctcacataCCCTCTTTTGACCACCCGGTTTTGTTCCAGTTTTTCTATCTTGCGCTTCTATCATATCcacctataacaatatttaagcgattagttaatgttttttagtttatacacagttttaattaaatgtttaataatttcaacatttaaaaaagtaatagtaacgttatatttatctttaccaACTATGGCTTAATATttgattctatttaaatataaaataatatatctatataaatatatagacatattttttttttttttatacttacatcGCTTACAGCAAAGGATTCTTCATCATCACTCCTAAATGAATTGACCGACATTATTTAGAATGAGAAGTACTTAGAAGTACttagaaaagtattttaatttaataaaaaaatagaaaactatttgtataaaaacatgGACTCGCTGTAGACTCGTTGAAGTAGACTGAAAAAGTTATATCAAAAGGCTTCCTTATATATGTGTTCTCTCCCCGGTCACAAGTAGTCTGAGTTCATTATACGACCTCACCCTCGTTATTACATTCTTCAAAAccagatttcttttttttttttacctatttaatacattaatcaataataacctTTTCTTATTTACAGATAAGCAGAtttcatagtttaatatataatatgtaaataactcaaattaataatagttctgaGAATTGCCAGTATTTTCGAAACGTGTTcgactgtttttatttaaagttcattatACGACTACGACCTCGCCactatataatctttaaacccagggtttttttacctatttactatattttgacatttaacaataataacaggttCTTATTTGCAGATATacagatttcatttttttttttttttagtatataatgtacaaatatttcaaattaataatagttctgaGAATTGACAGTATTTTCGAAACGTGTTagtcaatgtttttatttaaagttcattatACGACTACGACCTCGTCactatataatctttaaacctagagttttttacctatttaatatatttaacaataataaccggtttttttataaagttcatTACACGACCACGACATCATTACTATAATCTTCAAACCCAGGatgtttttatctatttaatatattttggcaTTTAGCAATAATAACTATTCTTATTTACAGATATAcagatttcatattttttagtatataatgtgCAAATATCTCAAATTAATCATAGTTCTGAGAATTGACAGTATTTTTCGAAACGTGTtcgttaatgtttttatttaaagttcattatACGACTACGACCTCGTCACTATCGTTATATGATATAATCTTTAAACCcagagtttttttttacctatttaatatattttagcatttaGCAATAATAACAGGTTCTTAATTACAGAAATGCGgatatcgtattaaaatataacctcCGACtctgtaaacataatatgaatatcataaaaaaaatagtatactttCTATTAACACAATtgattataagatttttaaagaGATGGAAAATtgagtactatataataaggaaatatttttttaaaaacattcagtTTTATTGTGAACACAAGTATACGCAGaacaccaacatttttttttcaaacatctacagaaatttaaatgtaagtacttattgttattatttcagtttttattgtattatataaaattatttataatgaatctaaaattttttttttaaaaaataaataaatagttgaatataataccaacttttatcataataacgCTACAGTAATGTAGCCTATATTATACGTcaggtaacattttatttaaaacaaaataaacgataataatatgataaaattcaatattttcgttCTTAAACTGTGATATGaacttggtttttttattattattattaaggataaaagaaatatcgataatattataaccattaaaagaatattaaaaatgatctaatacaagttttttttatttttttaaaattttttctatcggtctattttatttaaatattgtctattaatgaaataaattaaacattttttttttaaccatttttattaCTAGTAATAGTCCTAATCtatacttaacaataaaaaaaatatataatataaatacttataaattaaagaataatacaaTGGAATCTCAAATCAAATATGTCAACACATTAATCGaggaaaaattaaatcaaagacagcaaaatgatgaattttcaaatagagaggaagaaattaaaaaagaaaagattagaataataaataaaaatattcgtcaggcatataaaaaaaaaaaataccgaacctagtagaaataataaatttaagagatgaaaaaaataacatttttaagcgagtacaattatactaattatattggtTTACAATGCGATAGACGCATACgcaaaaatttatcaaatttgtatGATCAACTAGACGATCTAAAAAATGGTAATTGCgaatttgtttctatattaaattataatcgtccGATTTCAAATCACTAGTTATTCAATTaaccatatttaatttagttttattttaatgttattattgattaaactattattaattgttatttttataaaataaaaaaataaatatatcaacattctgaattattttttttactttaacaaaaaaataaagaatattaggtatacactgaacctaaatagaaaataaacattgCTAATGATATGaaactgttttaatataaataattataaagatgaagataaaaagtttttttgaaaAGCGGAAATTTAAGTTAATCACAGAATAATGAGTACTATTtgtatcaacaataaaataaatattaaatattataattatgtttttcaaaaaatactgtccatttataataaatagcatgTAATACATTTGgttaacattaattttcaatCTTAACTCGTCAACTATTGATATGAAATAAGACAagtattgtttttgtaaatagttcatatattcgtaaaattttCATAGAAAATGACCTTCTGTAGATGTGGTCGGTTGTATGAATCAATGAATCTAGCGTACAGATGGCAAAGCTCCAGTGACTTTTATAGTTCCACATTACACTCGTTTTGTGTGTCGCTTAGACGATTCGTTAACATTTATAACCGACCCGAATCCGATAATTCGGTGGCTACAACGGTGTGGAATAACAtatgaaactattttaaaaactaagtttTATTCGAGTCAATAGTTggtttggtaaaatatatttaaaaaaaatttttcatatttttttagataaaatatataatacaaaaaaatattttttatagaaaaaatggaTTTAGAAATGGATTATGCACATCCATTATTTGATCATATCAAAAACGAAATCAAAAGACTAAAAAATGAAATGGATAACAACGAAAAACAAGAAATACTAGATCAGAGAGAAAGAAAAACTGCGCTAACTTTAATTAAAAGagacattaaaatgttaaaacatgaaaaattttTAGCAAAAACATACTCATTTGAcacagaaaaagaaaaaaatttaaaagaaagaataaaaaaattaaaggaaaCACAACAGcttgtgaaaaattattatgccCTTTATTCGTATACAAGTTTTGAAAGAGATAATTCAACTCATAACCTATgcaataaattttatgtattattacgcGACATGAAAGCACTAACAGaacctattgattttattaattaaatttatattacttgaaacattagatattatttattttactcaatgattttttttatttaataaaaataaaatatttatatatatttaaagagaaaaaaaaatgttttttttattatagcctTACTATGAAAAGAaaagtaattacaaaatatcagcGTATGAATACGTCGGGAACCGGAATGATTGAAATCgagagatttaaaaaatgttcaaaaactttCATCATCAAGAACAGCAAGAAATATACAgactataaatcattttttagttatatttcagATAAGCTAATTTCTAAGTTgaaaaaatcatgtttaaatacatcgataaaatttaatatacatgttgACACTGTTTACGAACGTCCAGTAACCCATGATATTCAGGATATGGcttttaaaacttcaaacatTTTAGCATGTAGTTCAtctgattttactattttattgaacagaatgtttaataaaatattaactgagGAATCAGAATTTATTGCAAAAGGTTCAGGTTGGTCACTTGTATCAATAGATGGGTTAcaattaagaattaatttagtaaaccCTTTGAAAGGAAGTTCATATAttgatttacctatatttataaaaaaaaaaaaaagccattataaatgttagaaataaagatgaatattgttttaaatattctatacttaGCAAATATGATAAACGTTCGAATAAATCACGATTTAACCAAACGTATTTCaatattctagaaaaaaaaagtggattaaattttaaatgtattgattttccgacaccaataaaacaaataaaaaaatttgaacgtCTAAACAATGt encodes the following:
- the LOC132927807 gene encoding uncharacterized protein LOC132927807, with translation MSVNSFRSDDEESFAVSDVDMIEAQDRKTGTKPGGQKRVCEKKNNGKKSKKNVSYRDKIGKMMKDHKIALEVRNSMSIRQDDGILIVKAPADEKSTDYWTLSHYKTKNIEHVDSKDRWKHAECSMKLSITDQAKDQAISSELNELVQTLFDRFMKDSKKKITRI